In one window of Desulfovibrio sp. DNA:
- the tuf gene encoding elongation factor Tu, whose translation MGKEKFERKKPHVNIGTIGHIDHGKTTLTAAITKVANMKNGGKFISYDEIDKAPEEKERGITISTSHVEYETPNRHYAHVDCPGHADYIKNMITGAAQMDGGILVVAATDGPMPQTREHILLARQVGVPQLVVFLNKCDLVDDEELLELVELEVRELLSSYDFPGDDVPVIRGSALKALETDSPDSAEAKCIIDLLEACDTFIPTPERDIDKPFLMPIEDVFSISGRGTVVTGRVERGVVKVGEEVEIVGIKPTVKTTCTGVEMFRKLLDQGEAGDNIGALLRGVKRDDVERGQVLAAPKSITPHKKFKAEVYVLSKEEGGRHTPFFTGYRPQFYFRTTDITGVIGLPEGVEMVMPGDNSQFLVELIAPIAMEVGLRFAIREGGRTVGSGVVTEITE comes from the coding sequence ATGGGCAAGGAAAAATTTGAACGCAAAAAGCCCCATGTAAACATCGGCACCATCGGCCACATCGACCATGGTAAGACCACGCTGACCGCCGCCATCACCAAGGTGGCGAACATGAAGAACGGCGGCAAGTTCATTTCGTATGACGAAATCGACAAGGCCCCCGAAGAAAAGGAACGTGGTATCACCATCTCCACCTCGCATGTTGAGTACGAGACCCCCAATCGTCACTATGCGCACGTGGACTGCCCCGGCCACGCCGACTACATCAAGAACATGATCACCGGCGCTGCCCAGATGGACGGCGGTATCCTGGTGGTGGCCGCCACTGACGGTCCCATGCCCCAGACCCGTGAGCACATCCTGCTCGCCCGTCAGGTCGGCGTGCCCCAGCTCGTGGTGTTCCTGAACAAGTGCGACCTCGTTGACGACGAAGAACTGCTCGAACTGGTGGAACTGGAAGTGCGCGAACTGCTGTCTTCCTACGACTTCCCCGGCGACGACGTTCCTGTCATCCGTGGTTCCGCGCTGAAAGCTCTGGAAACCGACAGCCCCGACTCCGCTGAAGCCAAGTGCATCATCGATCTGCTGGAAGCTTGCGATACCTTCATTCCCACGCCCGAGCGTGACATCGACAAGCCCTTCCTTATGCCCATCGAAGACGTGTTCTCCATCTCTGGCCGTGGCACCGTTGTGACCGGTCGTGTGGAACGCGGCGTGGTCAAGGTCGGCGAAGAAGTGGAAATCGTGGGCATCAAGCCCACCGTCAAGACCACCTGCACCGGCGTTGAAATGTTCCGCAAGCTGCTCGACCAGGGTGAAGCCGGCGACAACATCGGCGCTCTGCTGCGCGGCGTCAAGCGTGACGACGTGGAACGCGGCCAGGTTCTTGCCGCTCCCAAGAGCATCACCCCCCACAAGAAGTTCAAGGCTGAAGTGTACGTGCTCTCCAAGGAAGAAGGCGGCCGTCATACCCCCTTCTTCACTGGCTACCGTCCTCAGTTCTACTTCCGTACCACGGACATCACCGGCGTTATCGGTCTGCCCGAAGGCGTGGAAATGGTTATGCCCGGCGACAACTCGCAGTTCCTGGTTGAACTCATCGCTCCCATCGCCATGGAAGTTGGCCTGCGCTTCGCTATCCGCGAAGGTGGCCGCACCGTTGGCTCGGGCGTGGTGACTGAAATCACCGAGTAG
- the secE gene encoding preprotein translocase subunit SecE: MAKKQAQAGDLKADKAPNIFVRFARYVEDAKAELRKVTWPTVKETRKATLAVLGFVAVMAVILGLVDLGLSSLIKTILS; this comes from the coding sequence ATGGCAAAAAAACAAGCTCAGGCTGGCGACCTTAAGGCCGACAAAGCCCCCAACATTTTCGTGCGCTTCGCGCGCTACGTCGAGGATGCCAAGGCAGAGTTGCGCAAGGTGACGTGGCCCACGGTGAAAGAAACACGCAAGGCCACTCTGGCCGTGTTGGGCTTTGTCGCCGTGATGGCCGTTATTCTTGGGCTGGTTGACCTTGGTCTGTCATCACTGATCAAGACCATACTGTCCTGA
- the rplK gene encoding 50S ribosomal protein L11, whose product MAKKEVAKIKLQIPAGAANPSPPVGPALGQHGLNIMGFCKEFNARTMDQKGMIIPVVITVYADRSFTFITKTPPASVLIMKAAKLEKGSGEPNRNKVGSLTMAQIEEIAKLKLPDLNAATLESAVKSIAGTARSMGVDVK is encoded by the coding sequence ATGGCCAAAAAAGAAGTTGCCAAGATCAAATTGCAGATTCCTGCGGGTGCGGCCAACCCCTCCCCGCCGGTAGGTCCCGCCCTGGGTCAGCATGGCCTGAACATCATGGGCTTCTGCAAAGAGTTCAATGCCCGTACCATGGACCAGAAAGGCATGATCATCCCCGTGGTTATCACGGTGTATGCCGACCGTTCCTTTACCTTCATCACCAAGACCCCTCCGGCCTCGGTGCTGATCATGAAGGCCGCCAAGCTGGAAAAAGGTTCTGGCGAACCCAACCGTAACAAGGTGGGCAGCCTGACCATGGCTCAGATTGAAGAAATCGCCAAGCTGAAGCTTCCCGATCTCAATGCAGCCACCCTTGAATCTGCGGTGAAGTCCATTGCGGGCACCGCTCGCAGCATGGGCGTTGACGTTAAGTAA
- the nusG gene encoding transcription termination/antitermination protein NusG: MKDPAIDETSELSSKARWYIVHTYSGFEQRVQKTINELRRTGQEQGLIEEVVVPTEKVIEPTKGGQQRTSTRKFYPGYVMVRMIMTDLSWHLVQSIPKVTGFVGGKNRPTPMRDGEAERILELMETRQETPRPKFNFDRGDEVRVIEGPFGGFNGVVEDVNYDKGKLRVSVSIFGRQTPVELDFAQVSKG, translated from the coding sequence ATGAAAGACCCCGCAATCGACGAAACTTCCGAGCTCTCCTCAAAGGCTCGTTGGTATATTGTGCACACCTACTCGGGTTTCGAGCAGCGTGTGCAAAAGACCATTAACGAGTTGCGCCGCACCGGGCAGGAACAGGGCCTTATTGAGGAAGTGGTGGTTCCCACCGAAAAGGTTATCGAACCCACCAAGGGTGGACAACAGCGCACATCCACGCGCAAGTTCTACCCCGGCTATGTGATGGTTCGCATGATCATGACCGACCTGTCCTGGCATCTGGTACAGTCCATCCCCAAGGTCACAGGCTTTGTGGGCGGCAAAAACCGTCCCACGCCCATGCGTGACGGCGAGGCCGAACGCATCCTGGAACTGATGGAAACACGTCAGGAAACCCCGAGACCCAAGTTCAATTTTGACAGGGGCGACGAAGTGCGTGTCATTGAAGGACCCTTTGGGGGCTTTAATGGCGTGGTTGAAGACGTTAACTACGACAAGGGAAAGCTGCGCGTTTCCGTATCCATCTTCGGGCGTCAAACGCCGGTTGAGCTGGATTTCGCTCAGGTTTCCAAAGGCTAG
- the rplL gene encoding 50S ribosomal protein L7/L12: MAVTKEEVVEFISSMTVLELSEFIKELEEKFGVSAAAPAAAMMVAAPAAAAEAAEEKTEFDVILKEAGANKIGVIKVVRALTSLGLKEAKEKVDGCPSTLKEGVSKDEAEDAKKQLTEAGAVVEVK, translated from the coding sequence ATGGCCGTTACCAAAGAAGAAGTTGTTGAATTTATCTCCAGCATGACCGTCCTCGAACTTTCCGAGTTCATCAAAGAACTGGAAGAAAAGTTCGGCGTGTCCGCCGCTGCCCCCGCTGCTGCCATGATGGTGGCCGCTCCCGCCGCTGCTGCTGAAGCTGCTGAAGAAAAGACCGAGTTCGACGTTATCCTGAAGGAAGCTGGCGCCAACAAGATCGGCGTCATCAAGGTCGTGCGCGCCCTGACCAGCCTGGGCCTCAAGGAAGCCAAGGAAAAGGTTGACGGCTGCCCCTCCACCCTGAAGGAAGGCGTGTCCAAGGACGAAGCCGAAGACGCCAAGAAGCAGCTGACCGAAGCCGGCGCTGTTGTCGAAGTGAAGTAA
- the prmC gene encoding peptide chain release factor N(5)-glutamine methyltransferase — protein sequence MKLRQYLAESAQKMTKAGVDSPRLCAHVLVRQVLGLDRIGCVTQADRQLSASEMEALDALVARRAAGEPLAHITGSREFYGRDFRVTPHTLIPRPETELLIDKALEAAAKLESGGRLTERGLHFADLGTGSGCIGITLALELPRWRGLLMDISGEAVKTAWHNARTLGAQASVVCIEGDLYRPPLTPGAYALLASNPPYIAEDERPMVMPEVLAHEPHGALFSPAGGLAHLEAVITAAASALAPGGCLLLEHGAAQGAETRRLLRAHSLFEAPVTHRDMAGLERCTVAYRAH from the coding sequence GTGAAGCTGCGCCAGTATCTTGCTGAATCCGCGCAAAAAATGACAAAGGCGGGGGTGGACAGCCCCCGCCTTTGCGCGCATGTGCTGGTGCGCCAGGTACTCGGTCTTGACCGCATAGGCTGCGTCACACAGGCTGACCGCCAGCTGTCGGCCAGCGAGATGGAAGCCCTGGACGCCCTTGTGGCCCGGCGCGCGGCAGGTGAGCCTCTGGCGCACATAACGGGCAGCAGGGAGTTCTATGGGCGAGATTTTCGAGTAACACCCCACACGCTCATTCCCCGCCCGGAGACGGAACTGCTAATAGATAAAGCCCTTGAGGCAGCGGCAAAGCTTGAATCCGGGGGCAGACTGACGGAGCGTGGCCTGCATTTCGCCGATCTGGGCACTGGCTCGGGCTGCATTGGCATTACCCTTGCCCTGGAGCTTCCCCGCTGGCGCGGCCTGCTCATGGACATCAGCGGTGAGGCTGTGAAAACGGCGTGGCACAATGCCCGGACGCTGGGGGCGCAGGCGAGTGTTGTCTGCATCGAGGGCGATCTGTACAGGCCGCCCCTGACGCCCGGCGCATATGCCCTGCTGGCGAGCAACCCCCCGTATATTGCCGAAGACGAGCGTCCCATGGTAATGCCTGAAGTACTGGCACACGAACCCCATGGCGCGCTTTTTTCGCCTGCCGGTGGGCTGGCCCACCTTGAGGCGGTCATCACGGCAGCGGCCAGTGCGCTTGCGCCCGGCGGCTGCCTGTTACTGGAACACGGCGCGGCGCAGGGTGCGGAAACACGCCGCCTGCTGCGTGCCCACAGTCTTTTTGAGGCTCCCGTGACCCACCGGGACATGGCTGGCCTTGAACGCTGCACCGTGGCGTACCGGGCCCACTGA
- the rplJ gene encoding 50S ribosomal protein L10: protein MNRSEKAAIIGAIKAKADSASFAVLTDFKGMTVEELTNLRVSLRKAGGEYLVVKNTLARIALTDGTHDVIKDNFHENIGVAFGFDDPVAVAKALSDFAKQSKLFELRCASLDGKALNAAQLDALAKLPGREQLLGQLLGTMNAVPTNFVSLFANMLRGLLYALKGIEEQKSNAA, encoded by the coding sequence GTGAACAGGTCTGAAAAAGCAGCAATCATTGGAGCCATCAAGGCCAAGGCCGACAGTGCTTCCTTTGCTGTGCTGACGGACTTCAAGGGTATGACGGTGGAAGAGCTGACAAACCTGCGTGTAAGCCTTCGCAAGGCTGGCGGCGAATATCTCGTCGTTAAAAACACGTTGGCGCGTATAGCTCTGACCGACGGCACGCATGATGTCATCAAGGATAACTTCCATGAGAACATCGGCGTGGCCTTTGGGTTCGATGACCCCGTGGCGGTGGCCAAGGCGTTGAGTGATTTTGCCAAGCAAAGCAAGCTCTTTGAGCTTCGCTGCGCCAGCCTGGACGGTAAGGCCCTGAATGCCGCCCAACTGGATGCACTGGCCAAGCTGCCCGGAAGGGAACAGCTTCTCGGTCAGCTGCTCGGCACCATGAACGCCGTGCCCACCAACTTTGTGTCGCTGTTTGCCAACATGCTGCGTGGCCTGCTCTATGCCCTCAAGGGTATCGAAGAGCAGAAGTCCAATGCCGCCTAG
- the rpoB gene encoding DNA-directed RNA polymerase subunit beta: protein MGQLTKQFGKIKISLPIPHLLNLQIDSYEKFLQEGVPEADRRPDEGLEGVFHTVFPIEDFNKTASLEFVSYEVGEPKYDQAECISKGLTYEAPMRIKVRLVVYDADEASGNRTIRDIKEQDIYFGTLPLMTEKGTFIINGTERVIVNQLQRSPGIIFEHDGGKTHTSRKVLYSCRIIPMRGSWLDFDFDHKDILYVRIDRRRKMPATILFKAMGMGKEQILDYFYSRETYRLEDRNAIYWEVRKDLYRKDNAYADIVDGEGNVIVKAGKPITKRSWRLICESGIEAIEMRPDTLDSMFLAVDVADPKTGELLAEAADEITPGLLDRMREAGINRVSVLHTKGTDTSSSIRDTLMLDRIPDQQKAQEEIYRRLRPSSPPTAEIAASFFDNLFRNGDYYDLSPVGRYKLNQRLELDESSDLRTLTDHDILTAIKVLVHLKDSHGPADDIDHLGNRRVRLVGELVENQYRIGLVRMERAIKERMSLQEISTLMPHDLINPKPVAAVLKEFFGTSQLSQFMDQTNSLSEVTHKRRLSALGPGGLTRERAGFEVRDVHTSHYGRICPIETPEGPNIGLIVSLTTFAKVNDYGFIETPYRVVRDGRVTEDVVHLDASREGDQVIAQANALVDEHGNLLDELVTVRVKGEVEMRLREEVNLMDISPSQMVSISAALIPFLEHDDANRALMGSNMQRQAVPLLRSEKPLVGTGMEVDVARDSGACIVAPANGKVEYVDADRIVVAYEGDVYKKQGGVRAYDLLKYHKSNQNSCFGQKPSCYPGQIVKKGQILADGPGIDDGELALGKNLVVAFMPWCGYNYEDSILISERTVKEDVFTSIHIEEFEVVARDTKLGPEEITRDIPNVSEEMLRNLDESGIIRIGAAVKPDDILVGKITPKGETQLTPEEKLLRAIFGEKARDVKNTSLKVPPGVEGTIIDVKVFNRRSGEKDDRTLAIEVHDTAVFDQKEADHMRALTDRTRVLLAPHVCGKQVATSVPGKKKGEVLVEAGAALTEEMLDELPVKKLAGLFKSKEVNDAVTDILKSYDQQIDYLRAIYDSKREKVTEGDDLPPGVIKMVKVHIAIKRKLSVGDKMAGRHGNKGVVSCILPEEDMPFFADGRPVDIVLNPLGVPSRMNIGQIMETHLGWGAKELGRQLAELLDSGAAMQVLRDEVKSVYSSEDINKLVDEMDDEEFKASVHKLRNGIVTKTPVFDGATEEEIWGWMERAGLANDGKTTLYDGRTGEAFKNRVTTGVMYMLKLHHLVDEKIHARSTGPYSLVTQQPLGGKAQFGGQRLGEMEVWALEAYGAAYLLQEFLTVKSDDVTGRVKMYEKIVKGDNFLEAGLPESFNVLVKELMSLGLNVTLHQEEGKKKPKRVGYMRDREDEA from the coding sequence ATGGGCCAGCTCACCAAACAGTTCGGCAAGATCAAGATTTCCCTCCCTATTCCTCATCTGCTTAACCTGCAGATAGATTCATATGAAAAGTTTCTTCAGGAAGGCGTTCCGGAAGCCGATCGCCGCCCTGATGAAGGACTCGAAGGTGTTTTTCATACCGTTTTTCCCATTGAAGACTTCAACAAGACCGCCAGTCTGGAATTTGTCAGCTATGAAGTTGGCGAGCCCAAGTACGATCAGGCGGAGTGCATCTCAAAGGGACTGACCTACGAAGCCCCCATGCGCATCAAGGTGCGCCTTGTGGTCTATGATGCCGATGAAGCGTCGGGCAACCGTACCATTCGCGACATCAAGGAACAGGATATCTATTTTGGTACCCTGCCCCTTATGACCGAAAAAGGCACCTTTATCATAAACGGCACCGAACGTGTCATCGTCAACCAGTTGCAGCGTTCGCCAGGCATCATTTTCGAGCATGACGGCGGCAAGACGCATACCAGCCGCAAGGTGCTGTATTCGTGCCGCATCATTCCCATGCGCGGTTCCTGGCTGGACTTTGACTTTGACCACAAGGACATACTCTACGTCCGCATTGACCGCCGCCGCAAAATGCCCGCCACGATCCTTTTCAAGGCCATGGGCATGGGCAAGGAACAGATCCTCGACTACTTCTACTCGCGCGAAACCTACCGTCTGGAAGACCGTAACGCGATATACTGGGAAGTACGCAAAGACCTGTACCGCAAGGACAATGCCTATGCCGACATCGTTGACGGCGAAGGCAACGTCATTGTCAAGGCCGGCAAGCCCATAACCAAGCGTAGCTGGCGTCTTATCTGTGAATCGGGCATTGAAGCCATTGAAATGCGTCCTGATACCCTGGACAGCATGTTTCTGGCTGTGGACGTGGCCGATCCCAAAACCGGCGAACTTCTGGCAGAAGCCGCGGACGAAATCACTCCCGGTCTGCTGGACCGCATGCGTGAAGCCGGCATTAACCGGGTCAGCGTACTGCACACCAAGGGCACCGACACGTCGTCCTCCATCCGCGATACCCTCATGCTGGACCGTATCCCCGACCAGCAGAAGGCACAGGAAGAGATCTACCGTCGTCTGCGTCCCTCTTCGCCGCCCACTGCCGAGATTGCAGCCAGCTTCTTCGACAATCTGTTCCGCAACGGCGACTACTACGACCTGTCGCCTGTGGGCCGGTACAAGCTCAACCAGCGCCTTGAGCTGGACGAGTCTTCGGATCTGCGCACCCTGACGGACCATGACATTCTCACGGCCATCAAGGTGCTGGTGCACCTCAAGGACAGCCATGGCCCGGCCGACGATATCGACCATCTGGGCAACCGCCGCGTTCGCCTTGTGGGCGAGCTGGTGGAAAACCAGTATCGCATCGGTCTTGTGCGCATGGAGCGCGCCATCAAGGAGCGCATGAGCCTGCAGGAAATCTCCACGCTCATGCCGCACGACCTTATCAACCCCAAACCCGTGGCAGCCGTGCTCAAGGAATTCTTTGGCACATCCCAGCTGTCGCAGTTTATGGACCAGACCAACTCCCTGTCCGAAGTGACGCACAAGCGCCGCCTTTCGGCCCTGGGCCCCGGCGGTCTGACCCGTGAACGCGCGGGCTTTGAGGTGCGCGACGTGCATACGTCGCACTATGGCCGCATCTGCCCCATTGAAACGCCTGAAGGCCCCAACATCGGCCTTATCGTTTCCCTGACCACCTTTGCCAAGGTCAATGACTACGGCTTTATCGAAACGCCGTACCGTGTTGTCCGTGATGGCCGCGTCACCGAGGATGTGGTGCACCTTGACGCTTCGCGTGAAGGCGACCAGGTCATCGCCCAGGCCAACGCCCTTGTGGACGAGCATGGCAACCTGCTGGACGAGCTTGTCACCGTGCGCGTCAAGGGCGAAGTGGAAATGCGCCTGCGCGAAGAAGTGAACCTTATGGACATCTCGCCCAGCCAGATGGTCTCCATCTCCGCTGCGCTCATCCCCTTCCTGGAACACGACGACGCCAACCGCGCGCTCATGGGTTCCAACATGCAGCGCCAGGCCGTGCCTCTGCTGCGTTCAGAAAAGCCCCTTGTGGGCACTGGCATGGAAGTGGACGTGGCCCGCGACTCCGGCGCCTGCATTGTTGCCCCTGCCAACGGCAAGGTGGAATATGTGGACGCCGACCGCATCGTGGTGGCCTACGAGGGCGACGTGTACAAAAAGCAGGGCGGCGTGCGCGCCTATGACCTGCTCAAGTACCACAAGTCCAACCAGAACTCCTGCTTCGGGCAGAAGCCCAGCTGCTATCCTGGCCAGATTGTCAAAAAAGGCCAGATTCTTGCTGACGGCCCCGGCATCGACGACGGCGAACTGGCTTTGGGCAAAAACCTCGTGGTAGCCTTTATGCCCTGGTGCGGCTACAACTACGAAGACTCCATCCTCATCTCCGAACGCACGGTGAAGGAAGACGTCTTCACCTCCATCCACATCGAAGAATTCGAAGTGGTGGCGCGTGACACCAAGCTTGGACCCGAAGAAATCACCCGCGACATCCCCAACGTCAGCGAAGAAATGCTGCGTAACCTGGATGAAAGCGGCATCATTCGCATTGGCGCGGCGGTCAAGCCCGACGACATCCTCGTGGGCAAGATCACCCCCAAGGGCGAAACCCAGCTTACCCCTGAAGAAAAACTGCTGCGCGCCATTTTCGGTGAAAAGGCCAGGGACGTGAAAAACACCTCCCTCAAGGTCCCGCCGGGAGTGGAAGGCACCATCATTGACGTCAAGGTCTTCAACCGCCGCTCGGGCGAGAAGGACGACCGCACGCTGGCCATTGAGGTTCATGACACTGCGGTGTTTGACCAGAAAGAAGCCGACCACATGCGCGCCCTTACCGATCGCACGCGCGTTCTGCTGGCCCCGCACGTGTGCGGCAAGCAGGTCGCGACCTCCGTGCCCGGCAAAAAGAAGGGCGAAGTGCTGGTGGAAGCCGGTGCGGCCCTGACTGAAGAGATGCTTGACGAACTGCCCGTGAAAAAGCTCGCAGGCCTTTTCAAGAGCAAGGAAGTCAACGATGCCGTGACCGACATACTCAAGTCCTATGACCAGCAGATTGATTATCTGCGCGCCATATACGACTCCAAACGCGAAAAGGTCACCGAAGGGGACGATCTGCCCCCCGGTGTCATCAAGATGGTCAAGGTTCACATTGCCATCAAGCGTAAGCTCTCGGTGGGCGACAAAATGGCGGGCCGCCATGGTAACAAGGGCGTCGTTTCCTGCATCCTGCCGGAAGAAGACATGCCTTTCTTCGCCGACGGCCGTCCCGTTGACATTGTGCTCAACCCCCTGGGCGTGCCTTCGCGAATGAATATAGGCCAGATCATGGAAACCCACCTCGGTTGGGGAGCCAAAGAACTGGGCCGCCAGTTGGCCGAACTGCTGGATTCCGGCGCGGCCATGCAGGTACTGCGTGATGAAGTCAAGAGCGTTTACAGCTCTGAAGACATCAACAAGCTCGTGGACGAAATGGACGACGAAGAATTCAAGGCCTCCGTCCACAAGCTGCGCAACGGCATCGTGACCAAAACCCCTGTGTTCGACGGCGCGACCGAAGAAGAGATCTGGGGCTGGATGGAAAGGGCTGGCCTTGCCAACGACGGCAAGACGACCCTCTACGACGGCCGCACGGGTGAAGCCTTCAAGAACCGCGTGACCACAGGCGTCATGTATATGCTCAAGCTGCACCATCTGGTTGACGAAAAAATCCACGCCCGCTCAACGGGCCCCTACTCTCTGGTGACCCAGCAGCCCCTCGGCGGCAAGGCCCAGTTCGGCGGGCAGCGTCTGGGTGAAATGGAAGTGTGGGCGCTCGAAGCGTACGGCGCCGCCTACCTGTTGCAGGAATTCCTCACGGTCAAGTCCGACGACGTGACCGGGCGCGTGAAGATGTACGAAAAAATAGTCAAGGGCGACAACTTCCTTGAAGCCGGTCTGCCCGAGTCCTTCAACGTTCTGGTCAAGGAACTCATGAGCCTTGGGCTCAACGTGACCCTGCACCAGGAAGAAGGCAAAAAGAAACCCAAGCGCGTGGGATATATGAGAGATCGCGAGGATGAGGCATAA
- the rpmG gene encoding 50S ribosomal protein L33, translating into MRINILLACTECKRRNYSTRKNKKNTTGRLEMKKYCPWDKKHTLHRETR; encoded by the coding sequence ATGAGAATCAACATACTTCTGGCTTGCACCGAGTGCAAACGCCGCAATTACAGCACCCGGAAGAACAAGAAAAACACTACCGGTCGGCTGGAAATGAAAAAGTATTGCCCCTGGGACAAGAAGCACACGTTGCATCGCGAAACCAGGTAA
- the rplA gene encoding 50S ribosomal protein L1, producing the protein MPKHGKNFRKALEGTDLQERFSIEDAVSKSLGAAFAKFDETVDVAIRLGVDPKYSDQMVRGAVTLPHGLGKTVRVAVFCKGEKQAEAREAGADVVGAEDLVAQVKEGNLNFDAAVATPDVMALVGQIGRVLGPRGLMPNAKTGSVTFDVAKAVTELKAGRVDFKVDKAGVLHAPLGKASFGAEKILGNLKALLDAVNRLKPSAAKGAYLVSMAVSTTMGPGFKVDMSQVKKFLEG; encoded by the coding sequence ATGCCTAAACATGGCAAAAATTTTCGCAAGGCTCTCGAAGGCACAGACCTTCAGGAGCGCTTCAGCATAGAAGACGCTGTGAGCAAATCGCTCGGCGCGGCCTTTGCCAAATTTGACGAAACCGTAGATGTGGCCATTCGCCTTGGCGTTGACCCCAAATACTCCGACCAGATGGTGCGCGGCGCTGTCACCCTGCCCCACGGGCTTGGCAAGACTGTGCGCGTTGCCGTGTTCTGTAAGGGCGAAAAGCAGGCCGAGGCCCGCGAAGCTGGCGCTGACGTGGTTGGTGCTGAAGATCTGGTCGCCCAGGTCAAGGAAGGCAACCTGAACTTTGACGCCGCCGTAGCCACCCCCGATGTCATGGCCCTTGTGGGTCAGATCGGCCGCGTGCTTGGCCCCCGTGGTCTTATGCCCAACGCCAAGACCGGCTCGGTTACGTTTGACGTGGCCAAGGCCGTGACCGAACTCAAGGCTGGCCGCGTGGACTTCAAGGTAGACAAGGCTGGCGTGCTGCACGCTCCCCTGGGCAAGGCCTCTTTTGGCGCCGAGAAGATTCTTGGCAACCTCAAGGCCCTGCTCGACGCGGTGAACCGCCTCAAGCCCTCTGCCGCCAAGGGCGCCTACCTGGTTTCCATGGCTGTTTCCACCACCATGGGCCCCGGCTTCAAGGTCGACATGTCCCAGGTCAAAAAATTTCTTGAGGGATAA